CGGCTGGACCGACGCGTACCTGGACGGGCCCGCCTTCGGCGACTTCCTCCGGGCCGAGAACGATCGCCTCGCGCACGCGCTGGACGGGCTCGGCCTGAGTCCGGATGCCACCCCCGTGCCCCGGTCCGGCGGATGAGCCCGCCCGGCCGGGAGCCGTCCGGCGGGGCCCGGTCCCGCCGGTCGGCTCAGCTACCGGCCGCGTAGCGCCGGGCGACGGTGTGGAAGGCGGCCTTCGGCTCCCACCGGTACGTCCCCGGCTCCTGGCCGGGGAGCACCTTGACGATGCCGTAGCCGGCCATGTCCAGGTCCCGACGGGAGTCGGCGGAGTGGGGATGGCTCGGTTCGATGAACTCGAAGACGAACGCGCCGTCGACGCCCGCCGCCTCGTAGATGTCGATCAGCTCACCGAGCTGCTCCGCCTGGACCTGTTCGTCGCGTTGGTGGCCGCCGGTGATCCGCGGAAGGTCGCCGCTCCAGTCGATGACCTCGTGTGCGGCGGGCCCCTTTCCGACCGCCTCGGCGAAGCTGGCGCAGCCGAACTCCACGATCACCACCGGCTTGCCGTGCCGCAGGTGCCGGCGCAGGTTCGCCGCGTACCGTCGCCGGTTGAACCGGACCCGGTAGTAGTCCAGGCCGACGATGTCGAACGGGCGCCAGTCGACCTGCTCCCAGAGCCCCGCGCCGTAGGTGAGCCGGCCGTGGAAGGAGGACCTGGCGACCGTGGCCGCCCGGGCCAGCAGCGAGTTGAGCCTGCGGTTGTACCAGGGCATCAGTGGCCAGGTCCGGGGCGAGGCCAGGCGGGCTCCCCGTTCCTGGTAGCTGTCGCCCGGGATGATGCCGGCGGCGAATATGGTCAGCTCGCAGCCGACGTTGAGCGTCACCGTCGAGTGCCGCCGCCGCAGCTCCTCGGCGGCTCCGGCCGCGTCGGCGAGGTGGTCCAGGATCCGCTGCGGGTCCGCGTCGACCAGCCGGGGTTGCAGCCACACGTGCAGGCCGTGTTCCAGCGCGATCGTCGCCGCCTGCCCGAGCCGGTCGAGGTCGGTGCCGAAGATGCCGATGGAGTCGCAGTGCAGCTCGGTCCGGATGGCCTCGATCTCCCGCCGGACCAGGTCCGGTCGCCACACCTCGCGGGAGAGGGCACCGCCGGCCCCGTAGTTGGTGCCGGTGTCGTAGTTGACGCCTCGGTAGGTCAGGCTCATCTCGTCGCCTCGCTTCGGGTGGCCCGGTCGAAGAGGGTGACCAGTTCGGCGGCGTACGCGGTCAGGTCGACCGTCGGGTCCGCCACCCAGGCGCCGAGCACGCCGATGACCGCCTGACTGACGGTCATCGCGACGAGCCGAGGGTCGAAGTCCCGGAACTCCCCGTCGCGTTGCCCGGTACGCAGGATCTCGCCGAGCAGCGTCAACACCGACTCGTCGGCAGTGGGCTCGAATCGCAGCCGGCCGTCGGCGGTGCGATGGTTGCCGACGATGTCCACCAGCGCCAGCAGGTGTGCCCGGCGCGCGTGCAGGTACGCGATGTTCGATTCGACGTACGCGGCCAGTTTGCCGGCCGCGCTCGACTGGGCGGCCAACCGGGGTTCGATGAACGCCCAGGAGTCGCCGTAGATCTGCGTCACCACCTGTTCCAGCAGTTCGTCCTTGCCGGCGAAGTGGTAGGAGACGACGCTCTTGCTGGTCTGGGCGCGTTGCGCGATCCGGGCCAGGGACGCCTGCGCGTAACCCGCCTCGGCGACCGTCTCGATCGCGGCCTCCACGATCTGCCGTCGCCGGGCCTCCTCGATGATCGGGTTACGTTTCCGTCCGCTCGGACTATCCTCAGGCCGCATGGACTGACAGTAGGCCGATCGGCCTACATTGTCCAGCGCCCACAGCCTGGCGGAACGGCGCGGGACAGGGCGGGGCGGGGCGGAAGAAGCTAGGCGGCGCGCAGGGCCTCCACCGCGATCCGGGCGGCCTCGCCCATGGCCAGGTCCACGTCGATCCGGCGAACGGCGAGCCGGTCGCTGCGGGCGAACACCGCGATCGCGTACCGGCCGCCGTCGGGATACTCGGCGACCCCGGCCTCCAGGTGCAGGCCGGGTAGCGTGCCGGTCTTGGCCGCGACCCGGACACCGGGCGGAAAGCCGGAGCCGAGCCGGGTCCAGAAGAGCTGCCGGGACATCCACTCCCGGACCATCTCGCAGGCCGCGCCGGGGCCCGCCTCGTCCCGCCAGACGAGGCCGAGCAGCCGGGTGATCTCGCGGGCGGTGCTCGACGTCGTGTGGGCCGGGTCGAACACCCGCATCGCGCGGATCCGCTCCGCCGACATGGTCGGGAAGATCCGGGCGAACTCCGCCTCGGTCCGGGCTCCGACGTCGGCGAGCATCGTCTCGACCAGTTGCCGGGGGCCGCCGAGAATCCGGGTCCGGGACAGGCCCAACTCGGCGGCGAGCATCGGCAACACGTCCGCGCCGACCCGGCGCAGCAGCAGATCGGCGGCGGTGTTGTCGCTGACCGACATCGCGAAGTACGCGAGATCGCGCAGCGAGACCTCGGCGTCGTCGGCGCAGCCCGCCAGCCCCCAGCCGCCGAGCCGGTCGGCGGCCCGGACGAGGACGCGCTCCCGAGGATCGAGCTGGCCGGCGGCGACCTGCCGGGCGAACTCCAGGACCAGCAGGACCTTGAAGATCGATGCGATCACCACCTGGTCGTCCGCGCGTACCGCAACCTCGCGGTCGACGACGTCGCCGTCGGCACTGTCGATGTCGACGACGTGCAGGCTGGCGGTCACCTCGGCCCGAGCGAAGACACCCTTGATCAACTCCTCCACTCCCACCCAGGCACGGTAGCCGCCGCCCCTACCGGCCATCCCGGGTGGTGACGACCGGCACCGCAGCGGCCGGGGCGCCGGCCGGTACCCGCCCCTGGCATACCATCGCGTCGTGGACCTGCTCCGACACCTGCGGAACTTCGTGGTGGTCGCGCACGAGCTGCACTTCGGGCGGGCCGCCGGACTACTCGGGATGGCGCAGCCACCGCTGAGCCAGTCGATCCAGCGGCTGGAACGGGAGTTGGGAACCGAACTGTTCGACCGCTCCCAGCGGCAGGTACGGCTCACCACCGCCGGTCAGCTGCTGCTCGGCGAGGCCGAGGAACTGCTCGCCGGCCAGCAGCGACTACGCAACCTCATGCGGCAGGTCCGGGACGGCACCCTGGGCGTGCTCCGCGCCGGGGTGTCACCGGAGACCTCCGCGGTGGCCCTGCGGGAGCTGCTGGAACGGCTCACCGCCCGGGCGCCCGACCTGGAGGTGGAGCTGCACGAGCTGACCAGCGGCGAGCAGATCCGGATGCTGACCGACCGGCAGCTGGACGTCGGCCTGCTCCACCATCCCGTCGGCGTTGACGGGCTGCATTTCGGGACCACGGTCGACGTACCCGTGGGGGTGCTGCTGCCCCGGACCTCACCGCTGGCCCGGGAGCGGCAGGTCGAGTTGGCGGCGCTGGCCGGGCTCGACCTGATCACCGCACCCGAGGCAACGGCGCCCGGCTGGCACGGGTACCTGCTCGACGTGTGCCGGCGGCACCACTTCGTACCGGCCCGGGTACGTCCGGCGCGAAGCCCCGAGTTCCTTCTCGGCCTCGTACTGGCCGGTGGCGGGGTCGCGGTCGAGCCGGCGGCACTCGCCCGCCGGGAGCCCCGGATCGCCTGGCGGCCGATCACCGGTACCCCGCTGGTGAAGCGCACCTCGCCGGCCTGGCCGAGGCACGCGCCGCATCCCGCCGCACCGATGTTCGGCCAACTCGCCGCCGAGGTCCTCGCCGACACCGAGCCCGGGCTGCCGGCGCCGCCCGCCGGGCCCGCCCCCCGCCCCTGGCCGGTCCTGTTCGACGCGGTCGGCTGAGCTCCGACGCGGTCGGCCGAGCTGCGTTTCATCCGCCGCCGGGCCCGGCCTCCGGCGCCGGGTCAGTGGGACTCGCGCGAGACCCGGTCGCCGCTCCCACCGACGAGGAAAGCGAGATCCGCGCCGACCTCGGCGCCGAGCACGGTGTCGACGTAGAGCTTCTCCCAGCCCCGGCCCGGCCGGGCGAGCGCCGCGACCAGGGCCGGCGACGGCGGTCGCAGGTCGAACTCCTCCCGGGGTACGTCCACCGACACCTGCCGGTTCGGCACGTCGAGGACGACCCAGTCACCGGTACGCAGCCGGTCGAGGGGTCCACCGGCCGCCGCCTCGGGTGACACGTGCAGCACGACGGTGCCGTACGCGGTGCCGCTCATCCGGCCGTCGCAGATCCGTACCATGTCCCGGACCCCCTGCCGGAGCAGTCGGGTCGGCAGCGGCATGTTCGCGACCTCGGGCATGCCGGGGTAACCCCGGGGGCCGCAGCCACGCAGTACGAGCACCGAGTCGGCGTCCACGTCGAGGTCGGGCGAGTCGATCCGCGCGTGCAGGTCCTCGACGGAGTCGAAGACCACCGCGCGGCCCCGGTGCCGGAGCAGGTGCGCACTGGCGGCGGCCGGCTTGATGATGGCGCCGCTCGGGGCGAGGTTGCCGTGGAGCACGGCGATCCCGGCCTTCGACCGCACCGGATTGTCACGGGTCCGGATGACGTCCGGGTCCCAGATTCGCGCGTCGGCGAGGGACTCGACGAACGGCCGGCCGGTGACGTCGATCGCGTCCGGGTCGAGCAGGTCGACCACCTCGCGCAGCACGGCGGCGAGACCGCCGGCCCGGTGCAGGTCCTCCATCAGGTACCGCCCGGCCGGTTGCAGGTCGACCAGCAGCGGTACGTCGGCGCCGATCCGGTCGAAGTCGGCCAGGGTGAGGGGTACCCCGAGCCGGCCGGCGATGGCGAGCAGGTGCACCACGGCGTTGGTGGAGCCGCCGATCGCGGCGAGCGCGACGATCGCGTTGTGGAACGACTCCGGGCGCAGCACCGAACTCGGCCGGCGCCCGGCCCCGACCATCTCCACGATCAGCCGGCCGGTCTGGTGCGAGCGGGTCAGCAGTCGGCTGTCCGGCGCCGGAATCCCGGCGGTTCCGGGCAGTACGGCACCGAGCGCCTCGGCGAGCAACGCCATCGTGGAGGCGGTACCCATGGTGTTGCAGTGTCCCCGGCTGCGGATCATCGAGGACTCCGACTCGAGGAACGCCGCCTCGCTGAGCGTGCCGGCGCGGACCTCCTCGCTCAGCCGCCACACGTCGGTGCCGCAGCCCAGTGGCGTACCCCGGAACGTGCCGGTGAGCATCGGCCCGCCGGGTACGACCACGGCGGGCAGGTCCACCGACGCGGCGGCCATCAGGAGGGCCGGAATGGTCTTGTCGCAGCCGCCGAGCAGCACCACTCCGTCGATCGGGTTGGCCCGCAGCATCTCCTCGGTCGCCATCGCGGCCATGTTGCGCCACAACATCGCGGTCGGCCGCAGTTGCGTCTCGCCGAGCGAGACCACCGGCAGGTTCAGCGGAACCCCGCCGGCCGCCCAGACGCCCTGCTTGACGTGCTCGGCGACCTCGTCCAGGTGACTGTTGCACGGGGTCAGGTCCGAGGCGGTGTTCG
The nucleotide sequence above comes from Plantactinospora soyae. Encoded proteins:
- a CDS encoding TetR/AcrR family transcriptional regulator, whose amino-acid sequence is MRPEDSPSGRKRNPIIEEARRRQIVEAAIETVAEAGYAQASLARIAQRAQTSKSVVSYHFAGKDELLEQVVTQIYGDSWAFIEPRLAAQSSAAGKLAAYVESNIAYLHARRAHLLALVDIVGNHRTADGRLRFEPTADESVLTLLGEILRTGQRDGEFRDFDPRLVAMTVSQAVIGVLGAWVADPTVDLTAYAAELVTLFDRATRSEATR
- a CDS encoding LysR family transcriptional regulator, with the translated sequence MDLLRHLRNFVVVAHELHFGRAAGLLGMAQPPLSQSIQRLERELGTELFDRSQRQVRLTTAGQLLLGEAEELLAGQQRLRNLMRQVRDGTLGVLRAGVSPETSAVALRELLERLTARAPDLEVELHELTSGEQIRMLTDRQLDVGLLHHPVGVDGLHFGTTVDVPVGVLLPRTSPLARERQVELAALAGLDLITAPEATAPGWHGYLLDVCRRHHFVPARVRPARSPEFLLGLVLAGGGVAVEPAALARREPRIAWRPITGTPLVKRTSPAWPRHAPHPAAPMFGQLAAEVLADTEPGLPAPPAGPAPRPWPVLFDAVG
- a CDS encoding IlvD/Edd family dehydratase; its protein translation is MPETRSSQWYSGRDRNAYIHRAWMRRGLPDSAFEGRPQIAIANTASDLTPCNSHLDEVAEHVKQGVWAAGGVPLNLPVVSLGETQLRPTAMLWRNMAAMATEEMLRANPIDGVVLLGGCDKTIPALLMAAASVDLPAVVVPGGPMLTGTFRGTPLGCGTDVWRLSEEVRAGTLSEAAFLESESSMIRSRGHCNTMGTASTMALLAEALGAVLPGTAGIPAPDSRLLTRSHQTGRLIVEMVGAGRRPSSVLRPESFHNAIVALAAIGGSTNAVVHLLAIAGRLGVPLTLADFDRIGADVPLLVDLQPAGRYLMEDLHRAGGLAAVLREVVDLLDPDAIDVTGRPFVESLADARIWDPDVIRTRDNPVRSKAGIAVLHGNLAPSGAIIKPAAASAHLLRHRGRAVVFDSVEDLHARIDSPDLDVDADSVLVLRGCGPRGYPGMPEVANMPLPTRLLRQGVRDMVRICDGRMSGTAYGTVVLHVSPEAAAGGPLDRLRTGDWVVLDVPNRQVSVDVPREEFDLRPPSPALVAALARPGRGWEKLYVDTVLGAEVGADLAFLVGGSGDRVSRESH
- a CDS encoding abortive infection protein, producing MSLTYRGVNYDTGTNYGAGGALSREVWRPDLVRREIEAIRTELHCDSIGIFGTDLDRLGQAATIALEHGLHVWLQPRLVDADPQRILDHLADAAGAAEELRRRHSTVTLNVGCELTIFAAGIIPGDSYQERGARLASPRTWPLMPWYNRRLNSLLARAATVARSSFHGRLTYGAGLWEQVDWRPFDIVGLDYYRVRFNRRRYAANLRRHLRHGKPVVIVEFGCASFAEAVGKGPAAHEVIDWSGDLPRITGGHQRDEQVQAEQLGELIDIYEAAGVDGAFVFEFIEPSHPHSADSRRDLDMAGYGIVKVLPGQEPGTYRWEPKAAFHTVARRYAAGS
- a CDS encoding serine hydrolase gives rise to the protein MGVEELIKGVFARAEVTASLHVVDIDSADGDVVDREVAVRADDQVVIASIFKVLLVLEFARQVAAGQLDPRERVLVRAADRLGGWGLAGCADDAEVSLRDLAYFAMSVSDNTAADLLLRRVGADVLPMLAAELGLSRTRILGGPRQLVETMLADVGARTEAEFARIFPTMSAERIRAMRVFDPAHTTSSTAREITRLLGLVWRDEAGPGAACEMVREWMSRQLFWTRLGSGFPPGVRVAAKTGTLPGLHLEAGVAEYPDGGRYAIAVFARSDRLAVRRIDVDLAMGEAARIAVEALRAA